The following are encoded together in the Candidatus Hydrogenedentota bacterium genome:
- a CDS encoding PASTA domain-containing protein: MKTVSALSSLFLLFASAALIQGCPPQKVTVPDVRGLTEAAAEASLEAEGLSLGTVNEAHSATVAVDLVISQSPSAGAQVSPNASVSITVSLGPDPGGEGEGEGEGEGEGEGEGEGEGEGEGEGEGEGEGEGEGEGEGEGEGEVPAPPVVTASASETASTTVVLTGETEPGASIRVNGGASVGTAEADAGGLFEVTVNLRANRKNQLFVTARNGEGEESAPSIVNVLQDGQAPGLFIDFPEDGAVLTNESITVAGRVSDTLSGFLGLGVTVNGTEAAVAIGIGTNGTYERPAVSLSIGENVLTAVATDALGNTIEKTITVTRAEPTGPRMAVLSGDGQSAVVYNSLAEPLRIRMTHPDGDPFAGKLVTFSVVKSNGLLGAVENDLEARVRQVQLETDANGEAGVFFWMGSDAGCGNNRVEVTSTDISGTTFFCATALPGLPKQINLGSGTGQRGEAGAKVPDPLRAWVNDNCNGISGIPVTFTVTQGGGLVNGLESVTVETGETGHAQVEFQLGPKGGNNLVTADYEGNPGLPVTFDAFGLERKAFLPTTFSGIVQDNGGQPIEGVACTLVVNNTTVLSDVSTGADGQFFFGDVPPGPAQFFLDGLQATAVGGVAVAPGSFPGLSFNQVIVPNAANGLSAPVKLPPLNPANAVTYDGTQDITLTLEGVEGLEMTIKAGSMTRRDGTRPSPSDPQVMSLNQVHHDDVPMPMPDGVSPPFAWTLQPAGSTFDPPVAVTYPNMTGLAPGAVAYFLSYNHDNEQFDIVASGSVSEDGSVITTDPGSGLTLSGWGCNCPPYSVTGDVDEECPPDEFKPNGCGSPTVSTPFPIPQNVYVPGLASIYYVPLAPACDKHDNCYATCGKSKSACDLEFYADLLQQCDDNISDLDVLANSRCGLVAAAYTAAVASFGDDAYNGTQDRLKECGLCKTAIPHEDKQGDPAPLYDDLDEDLIPDVWEVEVGLDPTSPTDAFTDPDGDGLPNFYEFLMGTDPFVADTDGDGTNDFDFTIAQQPPLPDRLDDTWRLTLNGQVVTPNAAGVFRFSNVAAPDEFGPDGPGTRPDFISDEFVRIVGVSATVRGNRYVYSNPFRITQGESIEIATEDLIFSDTPPPIPQSIYMSAPATLIETGTTVQITTTGVLLGGDEIDLSTVSDGTTYRVSSTSVATVDTEGVLTALAPGVVLVTATNEGATAVKRFEVVDESRQVQVVGFVQQPDGSPAAGAEVSSAFGNTTTNAEGYFALDALVSASASTVTIFVDWNEGDSFGSANRVVELSPEGVTDAGILVLELVDPSLIVQWTGANDGAWDDAANWSGGAVPGPGSIVLINSSGDPRTITVDSFTNWENMRVRAGQNLVTIASNTTVNVTGQSRYEGTLLIQSQGTLSVTGVTSSFILSGEIQRTGGTSQGGQRLNVTAGAQVDIAQIAASSDQLMYLSVLDAGSRLTIGQATGLEKFQCSVSGTFHLPLAEEISASDVSIYSGGHFDAPLLETLRGAPDQSNWIQVADDGQFDVPVLTGLENMRLSASNGGQIVLPLLTAFDNTVGCNDQLIASSGVQSPGSRPSLVSLPMLATLRYQGSNFCGGFSIFAGYGGVVDLPLLSELTLNPDNPYDHVFRASGENAQMNIPGLTSLGEQLAFYADGGGTISAPNVTDVLGPISVFENSVLSLPLAASVGAVNLNLFGTLDLPAATSLNGTLVNLSGAGSMLVPELVTCVDTNFTIAGTSSFSAGKLAAISATETTHYITLYDGAVFDVPMLTALHNMRLFANNGAILDLPGLTEFSFADACGEQIISSYGVRTSDNRPSLIALTGLTEIEYIGPSFCGGFTIWASAGGAVDLSALTVVTLNPETPYDHVFRASGEGSVVSLSSLAALDSGLALYAETGGTIDVPTVEEIYGTLSVYSGSELTLPVATLLGDLALNVGGVLDLPQITSITNCTIYLSDIGQLHLPEVTSMANSNVTLNGSAVLDAPKLTAMTGAADATRYISLGESSQFDAPLLSSLVNVKLFAANGASLVLPGLTEFFFDQSCGEQIIGASGVRSGDNEPSLIALPMLEELTFLSPTGCVGFTVRAASGATVELPALTSVVVNPANPYDHVFQASGAGSLVDLSALPGLDAALALNADSGGNLLVPAIEEVTGNVAVYAGSAVSLPAATSIADMTLTVNGTLELPLVTSLSNSTVNVSDVGELLLPELPSISRSTITISGSGVMEVPKVTNMSGAPDGTRYISLNADGAFNAPLLSSLQNVRLFAASGAELTLPALTAFTFDQSCGEQIIGSSGVGAGDSQPSLVSLPALESLSFISPNGCVGFTILASSGGAVDLSNLTAAVLNPANPYDHTFRASGAGSLVDLSSLTALDAGLALYADSGGEILAPNIAEVLGNLYVYSGSTVELAGVTNLGDQTLTVAGALSLPALTAISNSTVTLSEGAALSLPEVLDVSGSNITLTGNGVFSAPKLATMSGVANGTRYISVSNDAFFDAPMLASLVNVRLFAATGAALELPGLTEFYFDQSCGEQIIGSSGVRASDSLASLVSLPILEEMTFLSPNGCVGFSILASSGGAIDLSALTSVVVNPANPYDHTFRASGAGSVVDISALPALDAALALYIDSGGELLAPGIASVLGNVTILNGSSVSLPSATTIDSLTMNVNGSLALPALTSIADTTVTMSETGNLAVPELLTIAGSNITINGDAEFDAPKLASMAGASNATRYISVTANGFFDAPVLSSLSNVRLFAATGASLVLPQVTAFTFDVSCGEQIIGSSGVRAGDSAPSLVSLPALTAMSFLSPNGCVGFTVSASTGAAVNLSALDTITLNPATPYNNTFRASEAGSLVDLSALATFPVLVVFNETGGGVVQRPAKSAWHWEATPWMLAMVSDDWSPVYGVMLRQNVGLPGKQR; the protein is encoded by the coding sequence ATGAAGACTGTATCCGCCCTTTCATCTCTTTTTCTTCTTTTCGCGTCTGCGGCCCTGATCCAGGGCTGCCCGCCCCAGAAAGTCACCGTGCCCGATGTGCGGGGACTGACCGAGGCGGCGGCGGAAGCCTCGCTGGAAGCGGAGGGGCTTTCGCTGGGCACGGTAAATGAGGCCCACAGCGCTACCGTGGCGGTGGATTTGGTGATTTCCCAGAGTCCGAGTGCGGGCGCGCAGGTCTCCCCTAACGCCTCCGTGAGCATCACCGTATCCCTCGGGCCCGATCCGGGTGGTGAAGGCGAAGGCGAAGGTGAAGGCGAAGGTGAAGGTGAAGGTGAAGGCGAGGGTGAAGGCGAAGGTGAAGGCGAGGGTGAAGGCGAGGGTGAAGGCGAGGGTGAAGGCGAGGGTGAAGGCGAGGGTGAAGGCGAGGTGCCCGCACCGCCCGTGGTGACTGCGTCCGCGTCCGAAACGGCATCCACCACGGTGGTGCTTACGGGCGAGACCGAGCCCGGCGCGTCCATCCGCGTGAACGGCGGGGCTTCCGTGGGAACCGCGGAGGCCGACGCGGGCGGTCTCTTCGAGGTGACGGTGAACCTTCGGGCGAACCGGAAGAATCAGCTTTTTGTCACGGCGCGCAATGGCGAGGGTGAAGAGAGTGCGCCGAGTATCGTGAACGTGCTGCAGGACGGTCAGGCTCCGGGACTCTTTATCGATTTTCCCGAGGACGGCGCGGTGCTGACCAACGAGTCCATCACGGTGGCCGGGCGCGTGTCGGACACCCTCAGCGGCTTCCTGGGCCTCGGGGTGACCGTCAATGGAACGGAAGCGGCCGTGGCCATTGGAATCGGCACCAACGGCACCTATGAACGCCCCGCCGTGTCCCTGTCCATCGGCGAGAATGTGCTCACCGCCGTGGCCACGGATGCCCTGGGCAACACGATTGAGAAAACGATTACCGTGACCCGTGCGGAACCCACGGGGCCGCGCATGGCCGTGCTCTCCGGCGACGGCCAGAGTGCCGTGGTCTACAACAGCCTCGCCGAGCCGCTGCGCATTCGCATGACCCACCCCGACGGGGACCCATTTGCCGGCAAGCTGGTCACCTTTAGCGTTGTGAAGAGCAACGGCCTGCTCGGCGCGGTGGAAAATGACCTGGAGGCCCGCGTGCGCCAGGTGCAGTTGGAAACCGATGCGAATGGCGAGGCGGGGGTCTTTTTCTGGATGGGGAGCGACGCGGGTTGCGGCAACAACCGTGTCGAAGTGACCAGCACCGACATTAGCGGCACGACCTTCTTCTGCGCGACGGCGCTTCCGGGCCTGCCGAAGCAGATCAACCTCGGCAGCGGCACGGGCCAGCGCGGCGAGGCGGGCGCGAAGGTGCCCGATCCGCTTCGTGCCTGGGTGAACGACAACTGCAACGGCATCAGCGGCATTCCGGTGACCTTCACGGTCACGCAAGGCGGCGGTCTGGTAAACGGTCTCGAAAGTGTGACCGTGGAGACGGGCGAGACCGGCCACGCCCAGGTGGAATTCCAGCTCGGGCCAAAGGGCGGGAACAATCTTGTTACGGCGGACTACGAGGGCAACCCGGGGCTGCCGGTCACCTTCGACGCCTTTGGCCTGGAGCGCAAGGCCTTCCTGCCCACGACCTTCAGCGGGATCGTGCAGGACAACGGGGGCCAGCCCATTGAAGGCGTGGCCTGTACGCTCGTGGTGAACAACACCACCGTACTCTCCGACGTATCGACAGGAGCCGACGGCCAGTTCTTCTTTGGTGACGTGCCCCCGGGGCCGGCGCAGTTTTTCCTGGATGGACTCCAGGCAACCGCCGTGGGCGGTGTGGCCGTGGCGCCCGGCTCCTTTCCCGGCCTTTCCTTCAATCAGGTCATCGTGCCCAATGCCGCCAATGGCCTTTCCGCACCGGTCAAGCTGCCGCCGCTGAATCCCGCGAACGCCGTGACCTACGACGGTACGCAGGATATTACCCTCACGCTTGAGGGCGTTGAAGGATTGGAAATGACCATTAAAGCGGGCAGCATGACCCGCCGCGACGGCACCCGCCCGAGTCCCTCCGATCCGCAGGTGATGTCGCTGAATCAGGTGCACCACGACGACGTGCCCATGCCCATGCCCGACGGCGTGTCGCCGCCCTTCGCGTGGACGCTCCAGCCCGCGGGTTCCACCTTTGACCCGCCCGTGGCAGTGACTTATCCAAACATGACGGGGCTGGCCCCCGGCGCCGTGGCCTATTTCCTTAGCTACAATCACGACAACGAGCAGTTCGACATCGTAGCCTCCGGCTCCGTGAGCGAAGACGGCAGCGTGATTACCACCGACCCCGGCAGTGGATTGACCCTGTCGGGCTGGGGCTGCAACTGCCCGCCCTACTCGGTTACCGGTGACGTCGACGAAGAATGTCCCCCGGATGAGTTCAAACCAAACGGTTGCGGATCGCCCACGGTCTCCACGCCCTTCCCGATCCCCCAGAACGTGTACGTGCCTGGACTCGCATCTATTTACTATGTGCCTCTCGCGCCCGCGTGCGACAAGCATGACAACTGTTACGCCACCTGTGGCAAGTCCAAGTCGGCCTGCGATCTCGAGTTTTATGCCGACCTGTTGCAGCAATGCGACGACAATATTTCCGATCTGGACGTCCTGGCGAACAGCCGTTGTGGCCTTGTTGCGGCGGCGTACACGGCGGCCGTGGCTTCCTTTGGCGATGATGCCTACAATGGCACCCAGGACCGCCTCAAAGAGTGCGGCCTTTGCAAGACGGCGATACCGCACGAGGACAAGCAGGGCGATCCCGCCCCGCTCTACGACGATCTGGATGAAGATCTTATCCCCGACGTTTGGGAAGTTGAAGTGGGCCTTGATCCCACCTCACCGACCGATGCCTTCACGGATCCCGATGGCGATGGCCTGCCGAATTTCTACGAATTCCTCATGGGAACCGATCCCTTTGTGGCCGATACCGACGGTGACGGCACTAACGACTTCGACTTTACCATCGCGCAGCAGCCGCCCCTGCCCGACCGCCTCGACGACACCTGGCGCCTCACGTTGAACGGCCAGGTGGTGACGCCCAACGCCGCAGGCGTGTTCCGCTTCAGCAATGTGGCCGCCCCCGATGAGTTTGGTCCCGATGGCCCCGGCACACGCCCGGATTTCATCAGCGATGAGTTTGTGCGTATCGTGGGCGTTTCGGCCACAGTTCGCGGCAACCGCTATGTATACAGTAATCCCTTCCGCATCACGCAGGGCGAGTCCATCGAGATCGCCACGGAAGACCTCATCTTTTCCGATACGCCGCCGCCGATTCCCCAGTCCATTTACATGAGCGCGCCGGCAACCCTGATCGAGACGGGGACCACCGTCCAGATCACGACCACGGGCGTGCTCCTCGGCGGCGACGAGATCGACCTCAGCACCGTGAGCGACGGGACCACCTACCGGGTCAGCAGCACCAGCGTGGCGACGGTGGACACGGAGGGCGTGCTGACGGCCCTCGCGCCCGGCGTGGTGCTGGTGACCGCCACCAACGAAGGCGCCACGGCGGTAAAACGCTTCGAAGTGGTCGACGAGAGTCGCCAGGTGCAGGTGGTGGGCTTTGTGCAGCAGCCGGACGGCAGTCCCGCGGCGGGTGCTGAAGTCTCTTCCGCTTTTGGCAACACCACCACGAACGCGGAAGGCTATTTCGCGCTCGACGCGCTGGTATCGGCCAGTGCCTCGACGGTGACGATATTTGTGGATTGGAACGAAGGCGATTCCTTTGGCAGTGCGAACCGCGTTGTGGAACTGTCCCCCGAGGGCGTCACGGATGCCGGTATTCTCGTGTTGGAGTTGGTGGATCCGTCCCTGATTGTGCAGTGGACCGGGGCCAACGACGGCGCCTGGGACGACGCCGCAAACTGGAGTGGGGGGGCGGTGCCCGGCCCGGGCTCCATTGTGCTCATCAATTCAAGTGGAGACCCGCGCACCATTACGGTGGACTCCTTCACCAACTGGGAAAACATGCGCGTGCGCGCCGGCCAGAATCTGGTCACGATTGCCAGCAATACCACGGTAAACGTCACTGGTCAGTCCCGCTACGAAGGCACCCTGTTGATTCAGAGCCAGGGAACGCTGTCGGTTACGGGCGTAACTTCGTCCTTTATCCTGTCGGGCGAGATTCAGCGCACCGGCGGTACCTCTCAGGGCGGCCAGCGGCTCAACGTGACCGCGGGTGCGCAGGTGGATATTGCTCAGATCGCGGCGTCGTCGGACCAGTTAATGTACCTGTCGGTTCTCGATGCCGGATCGCGGCTCACCATCGGCCAGGCCACCGGTCTTGAAAAATTCCAGTGCTCCGTCAGCGGCACGTTCCACCTGCCCCTGGCCGAGGAGATTTCGGCCTCCGATGTTTCGATCTACAGCGGCGGCCATTTCGATGCGCCCTTGCTTGAGACCCTCCGGGGCGCGCCCGACCAGAGCAATTGGATACAGGTCGCGGATGACGGTCAGTTTGACGTGCCCGTGCTGACAGGGTTGGAAAACATGCGCCTTTCGGCCAGCAATGGCGGTCAGATCGTATTGCCCCTCTTGACGGCCTTCGACAACACCGTCGGCTGCAACGACCAGCTCATCGCCTCCAGCGGTGTGCAGTCGCCGGGTTCCCGGCCGAGTCTGGTTTCGTTGCCGATGCTCGCCACCCTTCGCTATCAAGGCAGCAACTTCTGCGGCGGATTCTCCATTTTTGCCGGGTATGGTGGTGTTGTGGATTTGCCATTGCTTTCCGAGCTCACGCTGAATCCCGACAACCCCTACGACCACGTTTTCCGCGCCTCGGGGGAAAATGCGCAGATGAATATTCCCGGGCTGACGTCCCTGGGCGAGCAACTTGCGTTTTATGCGGACGGCGGCGGTACGATTAGCGCCCCCAATGTGACCGACGTATTGGGACCCATATCCGTCTTCGAGAATTCCGTGCTCTCGCTTCCCCTCGCGGCCAGCGTGGGCGCCGTAAATCTGAATCTGTTCGGCACCCTGGACCTTCCCGCGGCGACCTCCCTGAACGGCACGTTGGTCAACCTTTCCGGTGCGGGAAGTATGCTCGTTCCCGAGCTGGTGACCTGCGTCGACACGAATTTCACCATCGCCGGAACCAGTTCCTTCAGCGCGGGGAAACTCGCCGCCATAAGCGCAACCGAAACGACCCACTACATTACCCTCTACGACGGGGCGGTCTTTGACGTTCCCATGCTCACCGCCCTGCACAACATGCGGTTGTTCGCGAACAATGGCGCCATACTCGATCTGCCGGGATTGACGGAGTTCAGCTTCGCGGACGCCTGCGGCGAGCAGATTATCAGTTCCTACGGCGTGCGCACATCGGACAACCGGCCGAGCCTGATCGCCCTCACGGGATTGACGGAAATCGAGTATATCGGGCCGAGTTTCTGCGGCGGATTCACCATTTGGGCCAGCGCGGGCGGCGCAGTCGATCTTTCGGCGCTGACAGTCGTGACGCTCAACCCGGAAACCCCCTACGACCACGTATTCCGCGCCTCCGGCGAAGGTTCCGTGGTTTCCCTTTCATCGCTGGCCGCGCTTGATTCGGGACTGGCGCTGTATGCGGAAACCGGGGGGACAATTGATGTCCCCACCGTGGAGGAGATCTACGGTACGCTGTCGGTCTACAGCGGCAGCGAGCTTACGCTTCCCGTCGCAACCTTGCTGGGAGACCTTGCCTTGAATGTGGGCGGGGTCCTGGATCTTCCCCAGATAACCAGCATAACCAATTGCACCATTTACCTGTCGGATATCGGCCAGCTCCATCTTCCCGAGGTCACGAGTATGGCGAACTCCAATGTGACGCTCAATGGCAGCGCCGTGCTGGATGCGCCCAAGCTCACCGCCATGACCGGCGCGGCGGACGCCACCCGTTACATCAGTCTCGGTGAGAGCAGCCAATTCGACGCGCCCCTGTTGTCCTCCCTCGTCAACGTGAAACTCTTTGCCGCCAACGGCGCCTCGCTGGTCTTGCCCGGGCTGACGGAGTTCTTTTTCGACCAGTCCTGCGGCGAGCAAATCATTGGCGCCAGCGGCGTTCGCTCGGGTGACAACGAGCCCAGTTTGATAGCGCTGCCCATGCTGGAGGAGCTGACCTTCCTGTCGCCAACGGGCTGCGTGGGTTTCACAGTTCGGGCCGCTTCCGGAGCCACCGTGGAACTTCCCGCGCTGACCTCGGTTGTTGTCAACCCCGCCAATCCCTATGACCACGTCTTCCAGGCTTCGGGCGCGGGTTCGCTGGTCGATCTCTCCGCACTGCCCGGTCTGGACGCCGCCCTGGCGCTCAACGCGGATTCGGGCGGCAACCTGCTAGTCCCCGCCATCGAGGAGGTCACGGGCAATGTCGCTGTGTACGCGGGCAGCGCGGTAAGCCTCCCGGCGGCCACAAGTATCGCCGACATGACCTTGACGGTGAATGGAACCCTCGAGTTGCCCCTCGTGACGTCCCTCTCCAACAGCACAGTAAACGTCTCGGATGTCGGCGAACTCCTTCTTCCCGAGTTGCCATCCATTTCCCGGTCCACCATCACGATCAGCGGAAGTGGTGTCATGGAGGTTCCAAAGGTGACCAACATGTCTGGCGCGCCGGACGGCACACGCTACATCAGTCTCAATGCCGATGGCGCGTTCAACGCGCCCCTGTTGTCCTCACTGCAGAACGTCCGTCTTTTCGCGGCAAGCGGCGCCGAGTTGACACTGCCGGCCCTGACGGCCTTCACCTTCGATCAGTCCTGCGGCGAGCAGATTATCGGTTCGAGCGGCGTGGGCGCGGGCGACAGCCAGCCCAGCCTTGTTTCACTGCCGGCGCTCGAGTCGCTCAGTTTCATTTCGCCGAACGGATGCGTGGGCTTCACTATTCTCGCGTCCTCGGGCGGGGCGGTGGACCTCTCCAACCTCACCGCCGCGGTACTCAATCCCGCCAATCCCTACGACCATACGTTCCGGGCTTCGGGCGCGGGTTCACTGGTGGACCTGTCGTCGTTGACCGCGCTGGATGCGGGGCTGGCCCTCTACGCCGACTCCGGCGGCGAGATTCTTGCGCCGAATATCGCCGAGGTCCTGGGCAATCTTTACGTCTATTCCGGCAGCACGGTCGAGTTGGCCGGCGTGACGAATCTGGGCGACCAGACCCTGACCGTGGCCGGGGCGCTCTCCCTGCCGGCCCTCACCGCGATTTCCAATTCCACCGTGACCCTTTCCGAAGGGGCCGCGCTGTCCCTGCCCGAAGTGCTGGACGTATCCGGTTCCAACATCACCCTGACCGGCAACGGCGTCTTTTCGGCGCCCAAGCTTGCCACCATGTCGGGCGTGGCCAATGGAACGCGCTACATCAGCGTGAGCAACGACGCGTTCTTTGATGCGCCCATGCTGGCCTCGCTGGTCAATGTGCGGCTCTTTGCGGCCACCGGCGCCGCCCTCGAGTTGCCGGGGCTGACGGAGTTCTATTTCGATCAGTCGTGCGGCGAGCAGATCATCGGATCCTCCGGCGTGCGGGCCTCCGATTCGCTGGCCAGTCTGGTGTCCCTGCCGATTCTGGAGGAGATGACCTTCCTGTCGCCCAACGGGTGCGTGGGCTTCTCCATCCTCGCATCGTCCGGCGGCGCGATCGATCTCTCCGCCCTCACGTCGGTGGTGGTCAATCCCGCCAACCCCTACGACCACACCTTCCGCGCGTCGGGTGCGGGGTCGGTGGTGGACATTTCCGCCCTGCCCGCGCTGGATGCGGCCCTCGCCCTCTACATCGATAGCGGCGGCGAATTGCTGGCGCCCGGCATCGCCTCGGTGCTCGGCAACGTGACGATCCTCAATGGGAGTTCCGTGAGCCTGCCCTCGGCCACCACCATCGACAGTCTTACCATGAACGTCAACGGTTCGCTGGCGTTGCCGGCACTCACGTCCATCGCCGACACCACCGTAACCATGTCCGAAACCGGAAACCTGGCCGTGCCCGAGCTGTTGACCATAGCCGGTTCCAACATCACCATCAACGGCGACGCCGAGTTCGACGCGCCCAAGCTGGCGAGCATGGCCGGCGCGTCGAACGCCACCCGCTACATCAGCGTCACCGCCAACGGGTTCTTTGATGCGCCGGTGCTGTCCAGCCTGAGCAATGTCCGGCTCTTCGCGGCAACGGGCGCCTCGCTCGTGCTTCCCCAGGTGACCGCCTTCACCTTCGATGTGTCGTGTGGCGAGCAGATCATTGGTTCGTCGGGCGTTCGCGCCGGTGATAGCGCGCCCAGTCTCGTGTCGCTACCCGCACTGACGGCGATGAGCTTCCTCAGCCCCAACGGCTGCGTTGGCTTCACGGTGTCGGCATCAACGGGCGCCGCGGTGAATCTCTCCGCCCTGGACACGATTACACTCAACCCGGCCACCCCCTACAACAATACCTTCCGCGCATCCGAGGCCGGGTCGCTGGTCGACCTGTCCGCGCTCGCCACCTTCCCCGTGCTGGTGGTATTCAATGAAACAGGGGGGGGCGTAGTCCAGCGCCCCGCCAAGTCGGCATGGCACTGGGAGGCAACACCCTGGATGCTCGCCATGGTTTCGGATGACTGGAGCCCTGTTTATGGCGTCATGTTGCGCCAGAATGTCGGGCTCCCGGGTAAGCAGCGGTAA
- a CDS encoding vanadium-dependent haloperoxidase, with translation MKRFRLLNSAMLVAGLLAPLFPIQAQEHSAARMWNEEMLFAIRRDRARPTVHARNLFHVSMAMWDAWAAYDPEARNYLIDEKLSSDDPDRDRAEALSYAAYRILRARFATSPGAATSLAEFDATMDEQGYDRTFESTVGDSPAALGNRIAAAVLDFGLSDGSNEQNGFAATNGYLPVNEPCVVALPGTVMVDPNRWQPLALEFFIDQSGIVLGPYPPHLTPHWTAVTPFGLTEDDRSPNTHFDPGSPPLLGGERSEEFIANVVHIIEVSSYLDPDDGVIIDISPGGRGNAPLGTYDGPGRDLNPVTGEVYAPNLVKRGDYARILAEFWADGPDSETPPGHWNTVANYVSDHPLFEKRLGGEGPILNDLEWDVKLYLVLNGALHDAAICAWGAKGFYDTSRPISQVRYMAGLGQSTETEADDYHPLGLPLVPGLIERITAETTATGERHAGLAGFEGELAVYAWPGAPENPETEYSGVRWHRALNWVPYQRPTFVSPPFSGYISGHSTFSRAAAEVLTAITGTEFFPGGMGEFFAPQNEFLVFEEGPTEDVHLQWATYYDAADESGLSRIYGGIHPRQDDIPGRFIGHDVGLRAWEHVQLYYGAGAEGEGEGEGEGEGEGEGEGEGEGEGEGEGEGEGGCPLSLKSAGLPGRGGAGNLFLMGLASITLVLWRKAGTGPTE, from the coding sequence TTGAAAAGATTCAGACTGTTGAATAGCGCCATGCTGGTCGCGGGCCTCCTCGCGCCCCTTTTCCCCATTCAGGCGCAGGAGCACTCCGCCGCCCGTATGTGGAACGAAGAGATGCTCTTTGCCATCCGGCGTGATCGCGCCCGGCCCACGGTTCACGCACGCAATCTCTTTCACGTCTCCATGGCCATGTGGGACGCGTGGGCGGCCTACGATCCGGAGGCGAGGAACTACCTCATTGACGAGAAACTCAGTTCAGATGATCCTGATCGTGACCGCGCCGAGGCGCTGAGCTATGCGGCGTATCGCATTTTGCGCGCGCGTTTTGCTACGTCCCCGGGTGCGGCGACCTCCCTGGCGGAGTTCGACGCCACCATGGACGAACAGGGCTATGATCGGACCTTCGAATCGACGGTGGGTGATTCTCCCGCCGCCCTTGGCAACCGCATCGCGGCCGCCGTTCTGGATTTTGGCCTGAGCGACGGCTCCAACGAGCAGAATGGCTTCGCGGCAACCAATGGTTACCTGCCGGTAAACGAACCCTGCGTGGTGGCCCTGCCAGGTACGGTGATGGTCGATCCCAACCGCTGGCAACCCCTGGCGCTGGAGTTCTTTATCGACCAATCAGGGATCGTTCTGGGGCCCTATCCGCCCCACCTCACACCCCACTGGACCGCCGTGACTCCTTTCGGTCTCACCGAGGATGATCGGTCGCCCAATACCCACTTCGATCCCGGTTCGCCACCCCTTCTGGGCGGCGAGCGAAGCGAAGAATTCATCGCGAACGTCGTCCACATCATCGAAGTCAGCAGCTACCTCGATCCCGACGATGGCGTGATCATTGATATCTCGCCCGGCGGTCGCGGCAATGCGCCCCTCGGAACCTACGACGGACCCGGTCGTGATCTGAATCCGGTCACGGGCGAGGTCTATGCCCCGAATCTGGTAAAGCGCGGCGACTACGCGCGGATCCTGGCCGAATTCTGGGCCGATGGTCCCGACTCCGAGACCCCACCGGGACACTGGAATACGGTCGCGAACTATGTCTCCGATCACCCGCTGTTTGAAAAGCGCCTCGGCGGTGAAGGCCCGATCCTCAATGATCTGGAGTGGGACGTCAAGCTGTACCTCGTGCTGAACGGTGCGCTTCATGACGCCGCCATCTGCGCCTGGGGTGCAAAGGGTTTTTACGATACTTCCCGACCAATTTCACAAGTTCGCTACATGGCAGGACTGGGCCAGTCCACCGAGACGGAGGCGGACGACTATCATCCCCTCGGTCTTCCCCTGGTGCCGGGGCTGATAGAACGCATTACGGCGGAAACGACCGCGACCGGCGAGCGTCACGCCGGCCTTGCCGGATTCGAAGGTGAACTCGCGGTGTACGCCTGGCCGGGAGCGCCGGAGAATCCAGAGACCGAGTACAGCGGCGTGCGGTGGCATCGCGCGCTCAATTGGGTGCCCTATCAGCGGCCAACTTTCGTCTCGCCACCGTTTTCCGGCTATATCTCGGGTCACAGCACCTTCAGCCGTGCTGCCGCCGAGGTGTTGACGGCGATAACGGGCACCGAGTTCTTCCCGGGCGGGATGGGCGAGTTTTTCGCGCCCCAGAACGAGTTTCTCGTGTTCGAGGAGGGGCCGACGGAGGATGTGCATCTCCAGTGGGCGACCTACTACGACGCGGCCGACGAATCCGGCCTGTCACGCATCTATGGTGGTATCCATCCGCGTCAGGATGATATTCCGGGGCGTTTCATAGGGCACGATGTCGGACTTCGCGCCTGGGAGCATGTCCAGCTTTACTACGGGGCAGGCGCGGAGGGAGAGGGTGAAGGCGAAGGCGAAGGCGAAGGCGAAGGCGAGGGCGAAGGCGAAGGCGAAGGCGAAGGCGAAGGCGAAGGCGAAGGCGAAGGTGGGTGCCCCCTGTCGCTGAAAAGCGCCGGACTCCCCGGACGCGGCGGCGCGGGAAATCTTTTCCTGATGGGATTGGCTTCCATCACGCTCGTCCTGTGGAGAAAGGCCGGTACCGGGCCGACAGAATAG